One Malus domestica chromosome 11, GDT2T_hap1 genomic region harbors:
- the LOC103448911 gene encoding polycomb group protein EMBRYONIC FLOWER 2-like isoform X4, producing MCRQEERVRMSSEEEIAAEESLSVYCKPVEFYNILQRRAIRNPAFLQRCLSYKIEAKHKRRIQMTVSISMNEMEGLQTQNLFPLYVFLARLVPDVAVPEYSATYRFSRACMLSNSTGVDGSSQLQANFILPDINKLTLEAKSGSLAILLVSFVGAQNPFRGINLSKGPVDMSFFPSNAGGYCLWSKIPLELLYISWENSPNFGLGQRAEMISTIDMRSCFLKLSCLNEDKCLMIATPHNPETVVISQLVQVTISAEEYGAREKSPYNSTYICSDIPSSSLPHIIRLRAGNVIFNYRYYNNTLQRTEVTEDFSCPFCLVRCASFKGLRHHLFSSHDLFNFEFWVTEEYQAVNVSVKTNNWRSEIVAGGVDPKLQAFSFCSKPLRRRRPKGLYQNAKHVHPHVLESELPAGLCELLDKADDAHSSRGVSSSTPQSYGDPGCVQSVSGNNFATPAMLVFAKTRKLSVERPDPRNCALLRKRKFFHSHRAQPMMLEQVLSDQDSEDEVDDDVADLEDRRMLDDFVDVTKDEKKMMHMWNSFVRKQQVLADGHIPWGCEAFSRLHGQDLVKSPALIWCWRLFMLKLWNHGLLDALTMNSCNIILEQCQSPASEPQS from the exons ATGTGCCGGCAGGAGGAGCGGGTGCGGATGTCGTCGGAGGAAGAAATTGCGGCGGAGGAGAGCCTCTCTGTCTATTGCAAGCCTGTCGAGTTCTACAACATTCTCCAACGCCGCGCTATTAGAAAT CCAGCGTTTCTTCAGAGATGTTTGAGCTACAAAATAGAAGCCAAACACAAAAGGAG GATACAAATGACGGTTTCCATTTCGATGAATGAGATGGAAGGTCTACAAACCCAGAATCTCTTTCCTTTGTATGTGTTTTTAGCCAGACTAGTTCCTGATGTTGCGGTTCCAGAG TATTCTGCTACATATCGATTCAGTCGAGCTTGCATGTTAAGTAATTCCACTGGGGTTGATGGGAGTAGTCAACTGCAAGCAAATTTTATTCTGCCCGACATTAATAAGCTAACATTGGAGGCTAAATCTGGCTCCCTTGCAATCTTGCTCGTCAGCTTTG TGGGAGCTCAAAACCCATTTCGTGGAATCAATTTATCCAAGGGTCCTGTGGATATGTCTTTTTTCCCTT CAAATGCAGGAGGATATTGTCTATGGAGCAAGATACCACTTGAATTACTTTATATCTCTTGGGAGAATTCTcctaattttggtttgggacaGAGAGCTGAGATGATTTCAACGATTGACATGCGCTCTTGCTTCTTGAAG TTGAGCTGTTTAAATGAGGACAAGTGCCTTATGATTGCAACTCCCCATAATCCCGAAACtgtt GTCATTTCTCAGCTAGTGCAGGTCACCATTTCTGCAGAGGAGTATGGTGCGAGGGAAAAATCTCCTTATAATAGTACATACATATGTAGTGACATTCCTTCTTCATCATTGCCTCATATCATTCG GTTAAGGGCAGGAAATGTGATTTTTAATTATAGATACTACAACAATACATTGCAAAGGACAGAAG TAACTGAAGACTTTTCTTGTCCATTTTGCTTGGTTAGGTGTGCAAGCTTCAAG GGTCTGAGACATCATTTGTTCTCATCACATGATCTCTTCAACTTTGAATTTTGG GTAACTGAAGAGTATCAAGCTGTAAATGTGTCTGTGAAAACTAATAATTGGAGATCAGAG attgTTGCTGGTGGTGTTGATCCTAAGTTACAAGCATTCTCCTTTTG CTCAAAGCCACTTAGACGCAGAAGACCCAAGGGCCTATATCAAAATGCAAAGCACGTGCATCCTCATGTATTAGAGTCTGAGTTGCCTGCAGGACTCTGTGAGCTTCTGGACAAGGCTGATG ATGCTCATTCTAGTAGAG GGGTTTCAAGCTCCACGCCACAGTCATATGGTGATCCTGGTTGTGTTCAATCAGTATCGGGAAACAATTTTGCAACTCCTGCAATGCTTGTGTTTGCAAAGACAAGAAAGTTATCTGTTGAGCGCCCAGACCCTAGAAa CTGTGCCCTCCTGCGGAAGCGAAAGTTCTTTCACTCACATAGGGCCCAG CCGATGATGTTGGAACAAGTTTTGTCAGATCAGGATAGTGAGGATGAGGTTGATGATGATGTTGCTGATCTTGAAGATCGAAGG ATGCTTGATGATTTCGTTGATGTGACTAAAGatgagaagaaaatgatgcataTGTGGAACTCCTTCGTGAGGAAGCAACA GGTATTGGCTGATGGTCATATTCCTTGGGGGTGCGAGGCATTTTCGAGGTTGCACGGGCAAGATCTTGTCAAATCCCCTGCTCTGATATG GTGTTGGAGATTATTTATGCTCAAATTGTGGAATCACGGTCTCCTTGACGCACTGACCATGAACAGCTGTAACATAATTCTTGAACAATGTCAAAGCCCGGCCTCGGAACCCCAAAGTTGA
- the LOC103448911 gene encoding polycomb group protein EMBRYONIC FLOWER 2-like isoform X5: protein MCRQEERVRMSSEEEIAAEESLSVYCKPVEFYNILQRRAIRNPAFLQRCLSYKIEAKHKRRIQMTVSISMNEMEGLQTQNLFPLYVFLARLVPDVAVPEYSATYRFSRACMLSNSTGVDGSSQLQANFILPDINKLTLEAKSGSLAILLVSFVGAQNPFRGINLSKGPVDMSFFPSNAGGYCLWSKIPLELLYISWENSPNFGLGQRAEMISTIDMRSCFLKLSCLNEDKCLMIATPHNPETVVISQLVQVTISAEEYGAREKSPYNSTYICSDIPSSSLPHIIRLRAGNVIFNYRYYNNTLQRTEVTEDFSCPFCLVRCASFKGLRHHLFSSHDLFNFEFWVTEEYQAVNVSVKTNNWRSEIVAGGVDPKLQAFSFCSKPLRRRRPKGLYQNAKHVHPHVLESELPAGLCELLDKADGVSSSTPQSYGDPGCVQSVSGNNFATPAMLVFAKTRKLSVERPDPRNCALLRKRKFFHSHRAQPMMLEQVLSDQDSEDEVDDDVADLEDRRMLDDFVDVTKDEKKMMHMWNSFVRKQQVLADGHIPWGCEAFSRLHGQDLVKSPALIWCWRLFMLKLWNHGLLDALTMNSCNIILEQCQSPASEPQS from the exons ATGTGCCGGCAGGAGGAGCGGGTGCGGATGTCGTCGGAGGAAGAAATTGCGGCGGAGGAGAGCCTCTCTGTCTATTGCAAGCCTGTCGAGTTCTACAACATTCTCCAACGCCGCGCTATTAGAAAT CCAGCGTTTCTTCAGAGATGTTTGAGCTACAAAATAGAAGCCAAACACAAAAGGAG GATACAAATGACGGTTTCCATTTCGATGAATGAGATGGAAGGTCTACAAACCCAGAATCTCTTTCCTTTGTATGTGTTTTTAGCCAGACTAGTTCCTGATGTTGCGGTTCCAGAG TATTCTGCTACATATCGATTCAGTCGAGCTTGCATGTTAAGTAATTCCACTGGGGTTGATGGGAGTAGTCAACTGCAAGCAAATTTTATTCTGCCCGACATTAATAAGCTAACATTGGAGGCTAAATCTGGCTCCCTTGCAATCTTGCTCGTCAGCTTTG TGGGAGCTCAAAACCCATTTCGTGGAATCAATTTATCCAAGGGTCCTGTGGATATGTCTTTTTTCCCTT CAAATGCAGGAGGATATTGTCTATGGAGCAAGATACCACTTGAATTACTTTATATCTCTTGGGAGAATTCTcctaattttggtttgggacaGAGAGCTGAGATGATTTCAACGATTGACATGCGCTCTTGCTTCTTGAAG TTGAGCTGTTTAAATGAGGACAAGTGCCTTATGATTGCAACTCCCCATAATCCCGAAACtgtt GTCATTTCTCAGCTAGTGCAGGTCACCATTTCTGCAGAGGAGTATGGTGCGAGGGAAAAATCTCCTTATAATAGTACATACATATGTAGTGACATTCCTTCTTCATCATTGCCTCATATCATTCG GTTAAGGGCAGGAAATGTGATTTTTAATTATAGATACTACAACAATACATTGCAAAGGACAGAAG TAACTGAAGACTTTTCTTGTCCATTTTGCTTGGTTAGGTGTGCAAGCTTCAAG GGTCTGAGACATCATTTGTTCTCATCACATGATCTCTTCAACTTTGAATTTTGG GTAACTGAAGAGTATCAAGCTGTAAATGTGTCTGTGAAAACTAATAATTGGAGATCAGAG attgTTGCTGGTGGTGTTGATCCTAAGTTACAAGCATTCTCCTTTTG CTCAAAGCCACTTAGACGCAGAAGACCCAAGGGCCTATATCAAAATGCAAAGCACGTGCATCCTCATGTATTAGAGTCTGAGTTGCCTGCAGGACTCTGTGAGCTTCTGGACAAGGCTGATG GGGTTTCAAGCTCCACGCCACAGTCATATGGTGATCCTGGTTGTGTTCAATCAGTATCGGGAAACAATTTTGCAACTCCTGCAATGCTTGTGTTTGCAAAGACAAGAAAGTTATCTGTTGAGCGCCCAGACCCTAGAAa CTGTGCCCTCCTGCGGAAGCGAAAGTTCTTTCACTCACATAGGGCCCAG CCGATGATGTTGGAACAAGTTTTGTCAGATCAGGATAGTGAGGATGAGGTTGATGATGATGTTGCTGATCTTGAAGATCGAAGG ATGCTTGATGATTTCGTTGATGTGACTAAAGatgagaagaaaatgatgcataTGTGGAACTCCTTCGTGAGGAAGCAACA GGTATTGGCTGATGGTCATATTCCTTGGGGGTGCGAGGCATTTTCGAGGTTGCACGGGCAAGATCTTGTCAAATCCCCTGCTCTGATATG GTGTTGGAGATTATTTATGCTCAAATTGTGGAATCACGGTCTCCTTGACGCACTGACCATGAACAGCTGTAACATAATTCTTGAACAATGTCAAAGCCCGGCCTCGGAACCCCAAAGTTGA
- the LOC103448911 gene encoding polycomb group protein EMBRYONIC FLOWER 2-like isoform X3 produces the protein MCRQEERVRMSSEEEIAAEESLSVYCKPVEFYNILQRRAIRNPAFLQRCLSYKIEAKHKRRIQMTVSISMNEMEGLQTQNLFPLYVFLARLVPDVAVPEYSATYRFSRACMLSNSTGVDGSSQLQANFILPDINKLTLEAKSGSLAILLVSFVGAQNPFRGINLSKGPVDMSFFPSNAGGYCLWSKIPLELLYISWENSPNFGLGQRAEMISTIDMRSCFLKLSCLNEDKCLMIATPHNPETVVISQLVQVTISAEEYGAREKSPYNSTYICSDIPSSSLPHIIRLRAGNVIFNYRYYNNTLQRTEVTEDFSCPFCLVRCASFKGLRHHLFSSHDLFNFEFWVTEEYQAVNVSVKTNNWRSEIVAGGVDPKLQAFSFCSKPLRRRRPKGLYQNAKHVHPHVLESELPAGLCELLDKADDAHSSRGDKARISGVSSSTPQSYGDPGCVQSVSGNNFATPAMLVFAKTRKLSVERPDPRNCALLRKRKFFHSHRAQPMMLEQVLSDQDSEDEVDDDVADLEDRRMLDDFVDVTKDEKKMMHMWNSFVRKQQVLADGHIPWGCEAFSRLHGQDLVKSPALIWCWRLFMLKLWNHGLLDALTMNSCNIILEQCQSPASEPQS, from the exons ATGTGCCGGCAGGAGGAGCGGGTGCGGATGTCGTCGGAGGAAGAAATTGCGGCGGAGGAGAGCCTCTCTGTCTATTGCAAGCCTGTCGAGTTCTACAACATTCTCCAACGCCGCGCTATTAGAAAT CCAGCGTTTCTTCAGAGATGTTTGAGCTACAAAATAGAAGCCAAACACAAAAGGAG GATACAAATGACGGTTTCCATTTCGATGAATGAGATGGAAGGTCTACAAACCCAGAATCTCTTTCCTTTGTATGTGTTTTTAGCCAGACTAGTTCCTGATGTTGCGGTTCCAGAG TATTCTGCTACATATCGATTCAGTCGAGCTTGCATGTTAAGTAATTCCACTGGGGTTGATGGGAGTAGTCAACTGCAAGCAAATTTTATTCTGCCCGACATTAATAAGCTAACATTGGAGGCTAAATCTGGCTCCCTTGCAATCTTGCTCGTCAGCTTTG TGGGAGCTCAAAACCCATTTCGTGGAATCAATTTATCCAAGGGTCCTGTGGATATGTCTTTTTTCCCTT CAAATGCAGGAGGATATTGTCTATGGAGCAAGATACCACTTGAATTACTTTATATCTCTTGGGAGAATTCTcctaattttggtttgggacaGAGAGCTGAGATGATTTCAACGATTGACATGCGCTCTTGCTTCTTGAAG TTGAGCTGTTTAAATGAGGACAAGTGCCTTATGATTGCAACTCCCCATAATCCCGAAACtgtt GTCATTTCTCAGCTAGTGCAGGTCACCATTTCTGCAGAGGAGTATGGTGCGAGGGAAAAATCTCCTTATAATAGTACATACATATGTAGTGACATTCCTTCTTCATCATTGCCTCATATCATTCG GTTAAGGGCAGGAAATGTGATTTTTAATTATAGATACTACAACAATACATTGCAAAGGACAGAAG TAACTGAAGACTTTTCTTGTCCATTTTGCTTGGTTAGGTGTGCAAGCTTCAAG GGTCTGAGACATCATTTGTTCTCATCACATGATCTCTTCAACTTTGAATTTTGG GTAACTGAAGAGTATCAAGCTGTAAATGTGTCTGTGAAAACTAATAATTGGAGATCAGAG attgTTGCTGGTGGTGTTGATCCTAAGTTACAAGCATTCTCCTTTTG CTCAAAGCCACTTAGACGCAGAAGACCCAAGGGCCTATATCAAAATGCAAAGCACGTGCATCCTCATGTATTAGAGTCTGAGTTGCCTGCAGGACTCTGTGAGCTTCTGGACAAGGCTGATG ATGCTCATTCTAGTAGAGGTGATAAGGCTAGAATATCTG GGGTTTCAAGCTCCACGCCACAGTCATATGGTGATCCTGGTTGTGTTCAATCAGTATCGGGAAACAATTTTGCAACTCCTGCAATGCTTGTGTTTGCAAAGACAAGAAAGTTATCTGTTGAGCGCCCAGACCCTAGAAa CTGTGCCCTCCTGCGGAAGCGAAAGTTCTTTCACTCACATAGGGCCCAG CCGATGATGTTGGAACAAGTTTTGTCAGATCAGGATAGTGAGGATGAGGTTGATGATGATGTTGCTGATCTTGAAGATCGAAGG ATGCTTGATGATTTCGTTGATGTGACTAAAGatgagaagaaaatgatgcataTGTGGAACTCCTTCGTGAGGAAGCAACA GGTATTGGCTGATGGTCATATTCCTTGGGGGTGCGAGGCATTTTCGAGGTTGCACGGGCAAGATCTTGTCAAATCCCCTGCTCTGATATG GTGTTGGAGATTATTTATGCTCAAATTGTGGAATCACGGTCTCCTTGACGCACTGACCATGAACAGCTGTAACATAATTCTTGAACAATGTCAAAGCCCGGCCTCGGAACCCCAAAGTTGA
- the LOC103448911 gene encoding polycomb group protein EMBRYONIC FLOWER 2-like isoform X2 — translation MCRQEERVRMSSEEEIAAEESLSVYCKPVEFYNILQRRAIRNPAFLQRCLSYKIEAKHKRRIQMTVSISMNEMEGLQTQNLFPLYVFLARLVPDVAVPEYSATYRFSRACMLSNSTGVDGSSQLQANFILPDINKLTLEAKSGSLAILLVSFANAGGYCLWSKIPLELLYISWENSPNFGLGQRAEMISTIDMRSCFLKLSCLNEDKCLMIATPHNPETVVISQLVQVTISAEEYGAREKSPYNSTYICSDIPSSSLPHIIRLRAGNVIFNYRYYNNTLQRTEVTEDFSCPFCLVRCASFKGLRHHLFSSHDLFNFEFWVTEEYQAVNVSVKTNNWRSEIVAGGVDPKLQAFSFCSKPLRRRRPKGLYQNAKHVHPHVLESELPAGLCELLDKADDAHSSRGDKARISGRSNLLNVTDGVAVSAICFIQLFTVAGVSSSTPQSYGDPGCVQSVSGNNFATPAMLVFAKTRKLSVERPDPRNCALLRKRKFFHSHRAQPMMLEQVLSDQDSEDEVDDDVADLEDRRMLDDFVDVTKDEKKMMHMWNSFVRKQQVLADGHIPWGCEAFSRLHGQDLVKSPALIWCWRLFMLKLWNHGLLDALTMNSCNIILEQCQSPASEPQS, via the exons ATGTGCCGGCAGGAGGAGCGGGTGCGGATGTCGTCGGAGGAAGAAATTGCGGCGGAGGAGAGCCTCTCTGTCTATTGCAAGCCTGTCGAGTTCTACAACATTCTCCAACGCCGCGCTATTAGAAAT CCAGCGTTTCTTCAGAGATGTTTGAGCTACAAAATAGAAGCCAAACACAAAAGGAG GATACAAATGACGGTTTCCATTTCGATGAATGAGATGGAAGGTCTACAAACCCAGAATCTCTTTCCTTTGTATGTGTTTTTAGCCAGACTAGTTCCTGATGTTGCGGTTCCAGAG TATTCTGCTACATATCGATTCAGTCGAGCTTGCATGTTAAGTAATTCCACTGGGGTTGATGGGAGTAGTCAACTGCAAGCAAATTTTATTCTGCCCGACATTAATAAGCTAACATTGGAGGCTAAATCTGGCTCCCTTGCAATCTTGCTCGTCAGCTTTG CAAATGCAGGAGGATATTGTCTATGGAGCAAGATACCACTTGAATTACTTTATATCTCTTGGGAGAATTCTcctaattttggtttgggacaGAGAGCTGAGATGATTTCAACGATTGACATGCGCTCTTGCTTCTTGAAG TTGAGCTGTTTAAATGAGGACAAGTGCCTTATGATTGCAACTCCCCATAATCCCGAAACtgtt GTCATTTCTCAGCTAGTGCAGGTCACCATTTCTGCAGAGGAGTATGGTGCGAGGGAAAAATCTCCTTATAATAGTACATACATATGTAGTGACATTCCTTCTTCATCATTGCCTCATATCATTCG GTTAAGGGCAGGAAATGTGATTTTTAATTATAGATACTACAACAATACATTGCAAAGGACAGAAG TAACTGAAGACTTTTCTTGTCCATTTTGCTTGGTTAGGTGTGCAAGCTTCAAG GGTCTGAGACATCATTTGTTCTCATCACATGATCTCTTCAACTTTGAATTTTGG GTAACTGAAGAGTATCAAGCTGTAAATGTGTCTGTGAAAACTAATAATTGGAGATCAGAG attgTTGCTGGTGGTGTTGATCCTAAGTTACAAGCATTCTCCTTTTG CTCAAAGCCACTTAGACGCAGAAGACCCAAGGGCCTATATCAAAATGCAAAGCACGTGCATCCTCATGTATTAGAGTCTGAGTTGCCTGCAGGACTCTGTGAGCTTCTGGACAAGGCTGATG ATGCTCATTCTAGTAGAGGTGATAAGGCTAGAATATCTGGTAGGAGTAATTTGCTGAATGTTACGGATGGTGTTGCTGTCTCTGCAATTTGTTTCATCCAGCTTTTTACTGTTGCAGGGGTTTCAAGCTCCACGCCACAGTCATATGGTGATCCTGGTTGTGTTCAATCAGTATCGGGAAACAATTTTGCAACTCCTGCAATGCTTGTGTTTGCAAAGACAAGAAAGTTATCTGTTGAGCGCCCAGACCCTAGAAa CTGTGCCCTCCTGCGGAAGCGAAAGTTCTTTCACTCACATAGGGCCCAG CCGATGATGTTGGAACAAGTTTTGTCAGATCAGGATAGTGAGGATGAGGTTGATGATGATGTTGCTGATCTTGAAGATCGAAGG ATGCTTGATGATTTCGTTGATGTGACTAAAGatgagaagaaaatgatgcataTGTGGAACTCCTTCGTGAGGAAGCAACA GGTATTGGCTGATGGTCATATTCCTTGGGGGTGCGAGGCATTTTCGAGGTTGCACGGGCAAGATCTTGTCAAATCCCCTGCTCTGATATG GTGTTGGAGATTATTTATGCTCAAATTGTGGAATCACGGTCTCCTTGACGCACTGACCATGAACAGCTGTAACATAATTCTTGAACAATGTCAAAGCCCGGCCTCGGAACCCCAAAGTTGA
- the LOC103448911 gene encoding polycomb group protein EMBRYONIC FLOWER 2-like isoform X7 has product MCRQEERVRMSSEEEIAAEESLSVYCKPVEFYNILQRRAIRNPAFLQRCLSYKIEAKHKRRIQMTVSISMNEMEGLQTQNLFPLYVFLARLVPDVAVPEYSATYRFSRACMLSNSTGVDGSSQLQANFILPDINKLTLEAKSGSLAILLVSFANAGGYCLWSKIPLELLYISWENSPNFGLGQRAEMISTIDMRSCFLKLSCLNEDKCLMIATPHNPETVVISQLVQVTISAEEYGAREKSPYNSTYICSDIPSSSLPHIIRLRAGNVIFNYRYYNNTLQRTEVTEDFSCPFCLVRCASFKGLRHHLFSSHDLFNFEFWVTEEYQAVNVSVKTNNWRSEIVAGGVDPKLQAFSFCSKPLRRRRPKGLYQNAKHVHPHVLESELPAGLCELLDKADGVSSSTPQSYGDPGCVQSVSGNNFATPAMLVFAKTRKLSVERPDPRNCALLRKRKFFHSHRAQPMMLEQVLSDQDSEDEVDDDVADLEDRRMLDDFVDVTKDEKKMMHMWNSFVRKQQVLADGHIPWGCEAFSRLHGQDLVKSPALIWCWRLFMLKLWNHGLLDALTMNSCNIILEQCQSPASEPQS; this is encoded by the exons ATGTGCCGGCAGGAGGAGCGGGTGCGGATGTCGTCGGAGGAAGAAATTGCGGCGGAGGAGAGCCTCTCTGTCTATTGCAAGCCTGTCGAGTTCTACAACATTCTCCAACGCCGCGCTATTAGAAAT CCAGCGTTTCTTCAGAGATGTTTGAGCTACAAAATAGAAGCCAAACACAAAAGGAG GATACAAATGACGGTTTCCATTTCGATGAATGAGATGGAAGGTCTACAAACCCAGAATCTCTTTCCTTTGTATGTGTTTTTAGCCAGACTAGTTCCTGATGTTGCGGTTCCAGAG TATTCTGCTACATATCGATTCAGTCGAGCTTGCATGTTAAGTAATTCCACTGGGGTTGATGGGAGTAGTCAACTGCAAGCAAATTTTATTCTGCCCGACATTAATAAGCTAACATTGGAGGCTAAATCTGGCTCCCTTGCAATCTTGCTCGTCAGCTTTG CAAATGCAGGAGGATATTGTCTATGGAGCAAGATACCACTTGAATTACTTTATATCTCTTGGGAGAATTCTcctaattttggtttgggacaGAGAGCTGAGATGATTTCAACGATTGACATGCGCTCTTGCTTCTTGAAG TTGAGCTGTTTAAATGAGGACAAGTGCCTTATGATTGCAACTCCCCATAATCCCGAAACtgtt GTCATTTCTCAGCTAGTGCAGGTCACCATTTCTGCAGAGGAGTATGGTGCGAGGGAAAAATCTCCTTATAATAGTACATACATATGTAGTGACATTCCTTCTTCATCATTGCCTCATATCATTCG GTTAAGGGCAGGAAATGTGATTTTTAATTATAGATACTACAACAATACATTGCAAAGGACAGAAG TAACTGAAGACTTTTCTTGTCCATTTTGCTTGGTTAGGTGTGCAAGCTTCAAG GGTCTGAGACATCATTTGTTCTCATCACATGATCTCTTCAACTTTGAATTTTGG GTAACTGAAGAGTATCAAGCTGTAAATGTGTCTGTGAAAACTAATAATTGGAGATCAGAG attgTTGCTGGTGGTGTTGATCCTAAGTTACAAGCATTCTCCTTTTG CTCAAAGCCACTTAGACGCAGAAGACCCAAGGGCCTATATCAAAATGCAAAGCACGTGCATCCTCATGTATTAGAGTCTGAGTTGCCTGCAGGACTCTGTGAGCTTCTGGACAAGGCTGATG GGGTTTCAAGCTCCACGCCACAGTCATATGGTGATCCTGGTTGTGTTCAATCAGTATCGGGAAACAATTTTGCAACTCCTGCAATGCTTGTGTTTGCAAAGACAAGAAAGTTATCTGTTGAGCGCCCAGACCCTAGAAa CTGTGCCCTCCTGCGGAAGCGAAAGTTCTTTCACTCACATAGGGCCCAG CCGATGATGTTGGAACAAGTTTTGTCAGATCAGGATAGTGAGGATGAGGTTGATGATGATGTTGCTGATCTTGAAGATCGAAGG ATGCTTGATGATTTCGTTGATGTGACTAAAGatgagaagaaaatgatgcataTGTGGAACTCCTTCGTGAGGAAGCAACA GGTATTGGCTGATGGTCATATTCCTTGGGGGTGCGAGGCATTTTCGAGGTTGCACGGGCAAGATCTTGTCAAATCCCCTGCTCTGATATG GTGTTGGAGATTATTTATGCTCAAATTGTGGAATCACGGTCTCCTTGACGCACTGACCATGAACAGCTGTAACATAATTCTTGAACAATGTCAAAGCCCGGCCTCGGAACCCCAAAGTTGA